attcactacatggaacaacagatagtccttactgctattagcccaaacaaacacattgaataacagattcactacatggaacaacagatagtccttactgctattagcccaaacaaacacattgaataacagattcactacatggaacaacagatagtccttactgctattagcccaaacaaacacattgaataacagatagtgcttactgctattagcccaaacaaacacattgaataacagattcactacatggaacaacagatagtccttactgctattagcccaaacaaacacattgaataacagatagtgcttactgctattagcccaaacaaacacattgaataacagattcactacatggaacaacagatagtccttactgctattagcccatacaaacacattgaataacagatagaccttactgctattagcccatacaaacgcattgaataacagatagtccttactgctattagcccatacaaacacattgaataacagatagtccttactgctattagcccaaacaaacacattgaataacagattcactacatggaacaacagatagtccttactgctattagcccaaacaaacacattgaataacagatagtgcttactgctattagcccaaacaaacacattgaataacagattcactacatggaacaacagatagtccttactgctattagcccatacaaacacattgaataacagatagtccttactgctattagcccaaacaaacgcattgaataacagattcactacatggaacaacagatagtccttactgctattagcccaaacaaacacattgaataacagattcactaaatggaacaacagatagtccttactgctattagcccaaacaaacacattgaataacagattcactacatggaacaacagatagtccttactgctattagcccaaacaaacacattgaataacagatagtccttactgctattagcccaaacaaacacattgaataacagattcactacatggaacaacagatagtccttactgctattagcccaaacaaacacattgaataacagatagtgcttactgctattagcccaaacaaacacattgaataacagattcactacatggaacaacagacacTCCACAAAAAATatcaaaaggaagtttgttctgaagtgtctatcctatatctgagagatataataAAGATAACTCCACATTCTTGCCattaaacagtctccatatataaTGCCATTAATTTGGGgaaccttcagacgagtcttgtgaggacTGTGGACGTCCTTGAGCAAAACAACCAACATGTACATGTTTGTGAGAGTCTTGCCTTTGCTCAGAGTcacattagtgtgtgtgtagcCCAAACGGTTGGGACGCTAccgacagaagttggcagatgggctgtaccgacttcagacgagtctcctgagacttgtggaggtcatagAGCACAACGGAGAACATCattgagagtctcatctttccatagaggggtcatagtaGTTTGTAAGCAAAACCGTTCGGACACTACagatgattttgtgagaagaccgattttctgaatgtctcatggtctgacaagcagcgctctacctctgtcacctttcaccacagatgtggaagttatatctctagcttaaactgactaATTGTTTTTTAGGATTTTTTGATTATGCTAATTAAATTTCAGCGGGGCCATGGAGATCGACAGGGGGATTTAATGCTGTTCGTGGAGAATCTTAATTGGACCTAATTGATACCAGTCACAGAGCATTCCATTGTATTGCGCATCAGTGCATGAATGCCTGCTCAGCTCATCACATTTTACATCATCAATGAGTCGAGTCAGAAAGGGCCTCATgtgaggggagaaaagaggggaaaGTTTTCAGTGTTCACTAGAAAAAATAGTTTTTTTCTGCTGTCGTGGATCATTTCCTGTCTAGTTAAAACAACACAGACACTGAACCATATCCCCAGCCCCAGGATGGATAACAAACATCTGTGAAATAAAAATGAAAGTGCCACAAATGATCTCTATAGAGTTCAACCAGCTCCAGGTAAAATTCTCCATTTACATGTTTGGTTGTCACATGGAATGTGGGGTTGGTTGTCACCATCAACATTGCCACTGCCAGTACACAATAAATCCCACGCTCTTTGTGATGGTGCTATAAAGAGCTCCCTTCATTGCCTCTCTCTCGCACacaaacagcacacacacacatatttactcAAAATGTCATGTTATTCTCAAGGCATTAAAATGCTGAATTTAGTTAGGAATATAGTTTGATTAAAGAAAATATATTGCTaagactgttttctacattgctTAATTTCCTGTTACAAGAGGAATACCTTACTTGCAAACATTGTGACAAACAACCCCATACTGTGTGTGACATCCAACCCAGAGTGTGTTTGATGGCTTTATAACTCCATGTTGGAATAAGACATGAGGATAAAGAGTCCCCACCAGTATTGAAAGTTACCGGTGCTGAGAAATACACCAAAAAAGTGTGACAACCAACCCGGTCTCCACTACTGTTGAACATTCTATTGCTACCACCAATGTCAATAGGCTAGGGCTAGGCTACAATACAATCTGAGAACAGTAATCGCTCTTCTCACCTTCGGCACCGTTCTACGTCCGGATCCTCTCTGTAGTACTGGACCCCGCCGTGTCTCTGCGCATCCTCTGGGTTAGCGAAAGCCttcacaggagagagagataattcacAAATACCCTGACCAACGTTTATACAGCGCCGTACTTTACTTTTGTAACTAAGATGTATTCAAACCATAGATCAAATACCGAACTAGCCTAATAAACTGTTAACTGCGAAGTATCTTACCTTTTTACGAAGCCTGACTTGTCCAGTGATGATTGCTATGATGTACATCTTGATGACCAGGAGAACActatagaaaacaaaacaggaaaaagcCTCGTTCTCCAACATGATTGTCTGGTATGGTCTTCCAATTCCCAGGTGAAGTACGACTGTGTTATCGACGTCTGCGGTTGGAGAGTTGTTCGTGCTCATGGAGCCTAACTGGAAAGTATGGAACGGGATGGAGCACCAGGACTCAACACTTTCACTGACGCACATTTTGGAGGGGCGGtctggtgcttctctctctctctctctctctctctctctctctctctctctctctctctctctctttctctctagctctctcgctctttcccaaAACCCACAAGGTATACCTTGTGGGTTTTGTGATCTGATCAATGTGGTCCAATCATTATCTGATCAAGGTTTGTAACATCTACACATTCTATTAAAATATGTATATTACCTGCCCACCACCTCCACATTGCAATATGTTTGACTGATATTATAAAACAATgatattaatttatttattttaagacaATTACTGATGCCATAAGTCAATGCTACTACCTGTCAGTGATTATTTAGGCCTgcattatacattttttaaatggtttGACCAACCAGATCTGTTTACACATGATTGATATCCATATATTAATGGGTCCCGTCTgctgaagaaagagagtcggaccgaaatgcagcgtgtaggttactcatgactttaatgaaagaacgggtacatgaaataactgaaactaaatacaaaaacaacagaacggaacgtgaaactaattacagcctatctggtgactacaacacagagacaggtacaaacacccacaaaatacaaagcgaactcaggctacctaaatacggttcccaatcagagacaacgataagcacctgactctaattgagaatcgcctcaggcagccaagcctataccacacccctaatcagccgcgatcccaaataatacaaaccccaatacgaaacacaacatataaacccatgtcacaccctggcctacccaaacatataacaaaaacagaaaatacaatgaccaaggcgtgacagtcccTAACTACCTCCGGAGGTGGTCAAGTGGATCATGCGTCTTTTAATTGTCGACACCTGTCTAAAAATGTGGGCatcaagatcaggacaaaggacgcaTGTCAGTACCAGCTATAcatatttttactgaagtactttacatcactgcTCCTAACCATGCGTTACATCAGGATGTAGGATGTTTGAACAGGGCTTTTCGCATGGAATTTTCAGAATGCTTGCGTTCGGGATGTTTGAAATGCTGCAGGTTGTGTGGAGCGTGTGCAAAAGGAGGTGTGCGCACCGAGCTTCAAAGAGTGTTTGAGGAATGAGAGCTGCGCTCCTCTGTCCTGTAGAACGACTTCCCCTTAATGTTCTCTAGTTACGCCATGATTGACTCAGTCTTCTGTCACTaatggggacactacatcaccgcCAAATCTAAGGGTAGCTCTCGAAAATTCAAgcaaagtaatactaagtgtatgttgtgtagcaaGCTGTTAGTatcccatgtgcctcaccctaataatttggtccctttcctcttcataacttagcctactgttttgATTTGGTGGTGCGCATGTAGCCTTTAGCCTGTTTTAGaaaaatgtaatcatcaaatattttaagagctttcattgtctgcttatatgccccttttatttatcctatggttctgacttggtgtacagagagaatactataagAACGGcctatgttctgaattctgtcgctgtacatttcaaaagtgctgaacaaatagttatattaaaTATGTCTGTCTtaactcgctcattaatgtcttaatctaaATTATCTGCTCAttatccccttatgccatagtttgtacatctcaattgtcagtagaaaccacatttgtttaagcaagtcagccgtatcagctatgttttttttaaaggcagtaatgaagctgaatgaactgtttcccTGCTAGACAAGGCTCAGATGATagacaggtgtagcagtggtagggtgttgggactctgctgttgggattctgctgttgggacagctttatgtaggccttaacagtttgtgggcaacCTTTTTCACCGTTAtaatgcaattaatgtattgttaagtgttgtgttgtggctttgctggcatgcatctaaaaatatatattttttagttttccacaagatttacatgctaaactTGCCACTGTTTCCTTCTAATGAGGGACATATTTAGAATGGAATAGTACTGGATAGCTAGGCCTACTGTCGCCAGGATGTGCACCTGGGATAAGGACTAAGGGATGTTTCATCAGCCCTTTTAAAAAGGCAGCAGTGAAACGTGGGGGCTGCCTGATCTATATTGAATTCAATAAATGTGAAAGACTAATCAAGAACAAACTAGTCTTTGATAGGCTAAATGAGCTAAATGAGCCCAGTCAAATCAGGATGACGAGGACCAGAGAAGGTGATTCTAGGCGCACAGAGAGTTTAAAAGGGCCATCTGCAATTGTTACATCCAGTTTTGGACTTATTGATACTACATATTGATTCTTTGAAGAATATAACGTATAAATGCCtcgtgagcttagttcaactgtcttaccccatcagagcccaaaatataagcttgttttactcccatgtttgtaaacaaagaaaATGTTAACAAAGACTATATAGCTTCAAAACATAGTtaaatcattttgatatcatggatggttagtctttgcatccatagctctgtctatgtgTTTGAAAGTGGTTACATTTTCCCAGGCCCATCCATCAACTGTTTACCAAAACACAGGTGGGTAgaccactttgttattgtttcaattaaggactctagttatgttttgaggctatatacagtgtttgtttacactgACATTGTTTATCAACACTGGAGTAAAACAAtctggggtacgacagttgaagtAAGCTCATGATGGGGTGCTGTTATGGTACAGCAGTACTGGGCTGGTGTGGCTgtgccttcccagtccaccactGGGCTTATCTCTGCTGGACATAACTTTTGTTCGTAGCGAATGAGGGCAGAGAAACAGCAGGAGCGGGACTTGAACCAGCAACTTCATGGTGCTATGGAGCGTTGTGCCAGAAAATCTATCCTGCATGAGCTAAAGTGGCCCCCGAAAACCCTGGGTTGACAATGAGAGAGAGGTCTCTATATCCTTCTCAGAGACCCTGACAGAAGTATACAAAATACACATCATAACACTAACACAGCAGTGTGTACAATCATCACAATGCAGACATCCAAATGATGTCAGTGTTAATAGACTGGTGTTTACCAGAAATGTCAAACTTGTCAACACTAAAGCTCTCTAATTGACTTTGGCAGAATAACTTGTTGGATTTCACGGTGACTGTTTCCTCTGCCATAAAGGGCCCTAAAAGTCCTTCACTCTTAAAATGGAAAGACTCAAAACACCATCATTGTGTAGGGAAACCATGAGAAGTAGTGTACCTAAGCTGAGATCTGGTGTTTGGAGGGTGTTTGAATGTAAACCCAATGGGCGTGTTCTGATTCACTGAATGGATTTCAAAACAGAATGGAAGTACTCTGAAACACCCAAAGTGGTTCTTCATTCTGAATCATTGTGTTTTTAAGAGAGGTTTGTGAAAACACTTTTCAATGTTTCAGTGCATGTAAGTCATcatcaaaatacaaaaacaatgtaTAATGGCCTGTCTCTCTCATCCAATAAAATGCTTTATAGCATAAATATTGATTGATGCTGATTTTCAGTAGATATTTGTATTAAAATTTTAAAGAAAACGATGGATGTTTTTTTTTCCTAAGGTAGACTTTGGCACTTATTATAGGCTACAGTTGCCAGGCCCATTCTGACATCATAAATAATGTACAACTGTTCAATCCAAACGTTTAGGACTATGTAAGATAGCAGATGTAACAAGAGTTAACATGTGTAAAGTGGGCCTTCATCACTGGTTTTCATGTGAGGACAGAAGGTGGATGTGAACAAGGGTCTCCTGCTTGTCAAAAGACTGCCTTGGTGCACTCTGTCTTGGTGCACTCTCCTTAGTGCACTCTGCCTTGGTGCACTCTGCCTTAGTGCACTCTGCCTTGGTGTACTCT
The sequence above is drawn from the Oncorhynchus gorbuscha isolate QuinsamMale2020 ecotype Even-year linkage group LG11, OgorEven_v1.0, whole genome shotgun sequence genome and encodes:
- the ptges gene encoding prostaglandin E synthase; translated protein: MCVSESVESWCSIPFHTFQLGSMSTNNSPTADVDNTVVLHLGIGRPYQTIMLENEAFSCFVFYSVLLVIKMYIIAIITGQVRLRKKAFANPEDAQRHGGVQYYREDPDVERCRRAHRNDMENIFPFLFLGAVYSLIGPSLAVARAHFLVFFLFRMLHTVAYLCVLRAPTRSLAYVVAQVPCVSMAVQVLAAVASSW